A genomic window from Phoenix dactylifera cultivar Barhee BC4 chromosome 7, palm_55x_up_171113_PBpolish2nd_filt_p, whole genome shotgun sequence includes:
- the LOC108511293 gene encoding uncharacterized protein LOC108511293 isoform X1 has product MAAQAGAGEGAARKERKARMGRRWWSSLGSGKDHGGATGEEPSTEWDYSLITAPQDPSLSLFFPLLSNLSLLATKERRNEKSVTPFPPLSLSVQWVSSRLQSVPVRESIRRSTRSGSSWPIQGKEFLCLGSLCFYHWNRWRRAHHGKRCHRVLRHVQAISPRTSTDA; this is encoded by the exons ATGGCGGCGCAGGCGGGGGCAGGGGAGGGGGCGGctaggaaggagaggaaggcgAGGATGGGGCGGAGGTGGTGGTCATCCCTGGGATCGGGCAAAGATCATGGTGGCGCCACAGGTGAGGAGCCATCGACTGAGTGGGATTATTCATTAATAACGGCACCCCAGGAtccatccctctctctcttctttcctcttctctctaATCTCAGCCTCCTGGCGACGAAGGAGAGGAGGAACGAGAAGTCCGTAACGCctttccctcctctctctctctcggtccaATGGGTATCGTCTCGTCTCCAATCAGTACCTGTTCGAGAAAGCATCAGAAGATCTACCAGGAGTGGTTCTTCTTGGCCGATTCAG GGAAAAGAATTTTTATGTTTAGGATCCTTATGTTTTTATCACTGGAATAGATGGAGAAGGGCGCATCACGGGAAACGATGCCATCGAGTTCTTCGCCATGTCCAAGCTATCTCGCCCCGAACTTCAACAG ATGCATAA
- the LOC103706530 gene encoding triacylglycerol lipase 2-like has protein sequence MASNECLKFAWLLCFGLAIGGALGTRKELKLVDSTSKVGMQAPAPTPSTTNGTCKSRVEIYGYECEEHTVTTEDGYILSMQRIPNGRSGSPTSASKTPVLLQHGLLMDGITWLLNSPDESLGYILADNGYDVWIANTRGTIYSLGHTSLSPDDSAYWDWSWDELVAYDLPATFKYVYKQTGQQKIHYVGHSLGTLIALASFCEQNLLSMLRSAALLSPIAYMNQLSSPIARGAAKSFVAEAYCWLGLDEFDPNGEAVHKFLTTLCKQPGINCYDLMTTFTGKNCCLNSSSVDVFLDHEPQPTATKNMVHLAQMIRRGTITKYDYNNDDENMKHYGQTTPPAYNMSSIPNNLPLFLSYGGQDELSDVADVRHLLNSLKFHDGSKWTTQYVENYAHADFVMAVDAKQVVYNPLMAFFKLQ, from the exons ATGGCTAGCAATGAGTGCCTCAAGTTTGCTTGGCTTCTTTGTTTTGGATTAGCAATTGGTGGTGCTCTTGGGACAAGGAAGGAGCTCAAATTAGTCGATAGCACGAGCAAAGTTGGCATGCAAGCACCGGCTCCAACACCATCCACTACAAATGGTACATGCAAGTCAAGGGTGGAGATTTACGGTTATGAATGCGAAGAGCACACC GTGACAACAGAAGATGGCTACATTCTAAGCATGCAGAGAATTCCAAATGGTCGTTCGGGTTCGCCGACCAGTGCAAGCAAGACACCAGTTCTTCTGCAACATGGGCTCTTGATG GATGGGATTACATGGTTACTGAATTCGCCTGATGAATCACTGGGGTACATTCTAGCAGACAATGGGTATGATGTGTGGATAGCTAACACTCGTGGAACAATCTATAGCCTTGGCCACACATCGCTCTCGCCCGATGATTCG GCATATTGGGATTGGTCATGGGATGAATTGGTTGCTTATGACCTTCCTGCCACTTTCAAGTATGTGTACAAACAAACAGGCCAGCAAAAGATCCACTACGTTGGGCACTCATTG GGAACTTTGATTGCTCTTGCATCCTTCTGCGAACAAAATCTATTGAGCATGCTAAGGTCAGCAGCCTTGCTCAGTCCAATAGCTTACATGAATCAGCTGTCATCACCTATCGCACGGGGAGCAGCTAAATCTTTCGTTGCGGAA GCTTATTGTTGGTTGGGACTTGATGAATTTGATCCAAATGG CGAAGCAGTTCATAAGTTCCTCACAACTCTTTGCAAGCAACCTGGTATCAATTGCTACGATCTTATGACAACCTTCACGG GTAAGAACTGCTGCCTCAACTCTTCCTCTGTCGACGTTTTCTTGGACCATGAACCACAACCAACTGCAACGAAGAACATGGTTCACTTGGCTCAAA TGATCAGAAGGGGCACCATCACAAAGTATGATTACAACAATGATGATGAGAACATGAAACACTATGGGCAGACCACTCCACCAGCTTACAACATGTCCAGCATCCCCAAcaacctccctctctttctcagtTATGGAGGTCAGGATGAGCTCTCAGATGTTGCAGATGTCAGGCACCTTCTGAATAGCCTCAAGTTCCATGATGGTAGTAAGTGGACGACTCAGTACGTGGAGAACTACGCACACGCAGACTTTGTCATGGCTGTTGATGCTAAACAAGTTGTCTACAACCCTCTCATGGCTTTCTTCAAGCTTCAATGA
- the LOC108511293 gene encoding EH domain-containing protein 2-like isoform X2 codes for MGIVSSPISTCSRKHQKIYQEWFFLADSDGEGRITGNDAIEFFAMSKLSRPELQQMHNCVVCKVYKKENEPGSDT; via the exons ATGGGTATCGTCTCGTCTCCAATCAGTACCTGTTCGAGAAAGCATCAGAAGATCTACCAGGAGTGGTTCTTCTTGGCCGATTCAG ATGGAGAAGGGCGCATCACGGGAAACGATGCCATCGAGTTCTTCGCCATGTCCAAGCTATCTCGCCCCGAACTTCAACAG ATGCATAACTGTGTCGTATGCAAAGTttataagaaagaaaatgaacctGGTTCAGATACATAA